In Pseudomonas sp. MTM4, one genomic interval encodes:
- the lptE gene encoding LPS assembly lipoprotein LptE — protein MIKRNLVVVGLTLLLSACGFHLRGTGETSFALEEINLQARNSHGETAKQLEELLKDNGVRVHPGAPYTLDLVREQNQQRTASYTSSARSAEYELTSVLAYEFRGPQNTVLLQDSVEVQKVYVHDSNNLISSDQEANQLRQEMRRELLQQLSMRIRGVTPAQLDQLQQTAEAKKRAEAEAIEAQMREQASQPQQSPVELPIQ, from the coding sequence ATGATCAAACGCAATCTGGTGGTGGTCGGCCTGACCCTGCTGTTGAGCGCCTGCGGTTTCCACCTGCGTGGCACTGGCGAAACCAGCTTTGCCCTTGAGGAAATCAATCTGCAGGCGCGCAACAGTCATGGCGAGACCGCCAAGCAACTCGAAGAACTGCTCAAGGACAATGGCGTCAGGGTTCATCCTGGCGCGCCCTACACGCTTGATCTGGTGCGCGAGCAGAACCAGCAGCGCACCGCCAGCTATACCAGCTCGGCGCGCAGTGCCGAGTACGAGCTGACCAGCGTGCTCGCGTATGAATTCCGCGGCCCGCAGAACACCGTTCTGCTACAGGACAGCGTCGAAGTGCAGAAGGTCTACGTCCATGACAGCAACAACCTGATCAGCTCGGACCAGGAAGCGAACCAGCTGCGTCAGGAAATGCGCCGTGAACTTCTGCAACAGCTGAGCATGCGGATCCGTGGCGTCACCCCCGCACAGCTGGACCAGCTGCAGCAGACCGCCGAGGCGAAGAAACGCGCCGAGGCCGAAGCCATCGAAGCACAGATGCGCGAGCAGGCCTCGCAACCGCAGCAATCGCCCGTCGAACTGCCTATCCAGTGA
- the holA gene encoding DNA polymerase III subunit delta, which yields MKLPPAQLAKHLQVPLAPVYVVSGDEHLLCQEACDAIRSACRQQDFSERQVLNVETGFDWGQLIEAGASLSLFAEKRLLELRIPNGKPGDKGAAALIDYLARPAEDTVLLITLPKLDGNTQKTKWAKALIDGKQVQFLQIWPVDAQQLPQWIRQRLSSAGLAADQDAVELIAARIEGNLLAAAQEIEKLRLVAEADRVTVETVQAAVADSARYDVFGLIDAALLGQPEHILQILTGLRGEGVEAPVILWAAAREVRQLANIAQQYSQGVPLDRAFSQARPPVWDKRKPLVSKALQRHDLAGWQRLLMSAQHIDEQIKGQAEGDPWIGLTNLCLQLSGKRIGV from the coding sequence ATGAAATTACCTCCCGCCCAGCTCGCCAAACATCTGCAAGTCCCTCTAGCACCGGTCTACGTGGTGAGCGGCGATGAGCACCTCCTCTGCCAGGAAGCCTGCGATGCCATCCGCAGCGCCTGTCGTCAGCAGGACTTCAGCGAGCGTCAAGTGCTTAACGTCGAGACCGGCTTCGATTGGGGCCAGCTCATCGAAGCAGGTGCAAGCCTCTCGCTGTTTGCCGAGAAGCGCCTGCTGGAGCTGCGTATTCCCAACGGCAAGCCCGGCGACAAGGGTGCCGCAGCATTGATCGATTACCTCGCACGGCCTGCCGAGGACACCGTGCTGCTGATCACCCTGCCCAAGCTCGACGGTAATACGCAGAAGACCAAATGGGCCAAGGCGCTGATCGATGGCAAGCAAGTGCAGTTTCTGCAGATCTGGCCCGTCGACGCCCAGCAATTACCGCAGTGGATACGCCAGCGCCTATCCAGTGCCGGGCTTGCCGCCGATCAGGACGCGGTCGAGCTGATCGCAGCACGCATCGAAGGTAATCTGCTCGCCGCCGCCCAGGAAATTGAAAAGCTCAGACTGGTTGCCGAGGCGGATCGGGTCACGGTTGAAACCGTCCAGGCCGCCGTCGCCGACAGTGCCCGCTACGACGTTTTCGGCCTCATCGATGCCGCATTGCTGGGCCAGCCGGAGCACATCCTACAGATACTGACAGGCTTGCGCGGCGAAGGCGTCGAGGCGCCGGTCATTCTCTGGGCCGCGGCCCGCGAGGTTCGCCAACTGGCCAACATCGCCCAGCAATACAGCCAGGGCGTGCCGCTGGACCGCGCCTTCAGCCAGGCCCGCCCGCCGGTATGGGACAAGCGCAAACCGCTGGTCAGCAAGGCCTTGCAACGACACGACCTAGCCGGCTGGCAACGCCTACTGATGAGTGCGCAGCACATTGACGAACAGATCAAAGGACAGGCCGAAGGCGATCCCTGGATCGGCCTGACGAATCTCTGCCTGCAACTGAGCGGAAAGCGGATCGGGGTTTAA